A segment of the Sporichthyaceae bacterium genome:
GCACTCCAACGCATCGGCGCCGTCCAGGATCGCCTTTCGGTACGCGCTGAGCGTGTGCTCGGCGGCGCCCTCCCGCGAACCGCGGTGCGCCACGATCTCGATCACCACCCCATGTTGACACCCCGCAAGCTTTCGCAGGAGGCGATCGGCTACGTCGATCAGTGTTGTACGACAACTTTTCGACCATCGGACATCCGCGACTTCCCGGACGATCACCACCAATCGGAACGGTATTCGCCACCCGTTCGGCGTAATCCGGGCGCCGATGTCCGGTTCGCGGGAACCCGGAGATGATCCGTCCCGTCGTAACCGTCGTGCGTATTCGACGAATCACTGCCGTGGCGGCCCTCATCGTGGGCGCCGCGACCGTTGTGGTTCCGGCCGTCCCGGCCGACGCCGCACAGGCGCGACCGACCGACCTCACCGTGGTCTACCGGTCCGCGCCGGATGCTCCCGCCCAGTTCATGCACCTGCAGTGCAACCCTTCCGGCGGCGACCAACCACGGGCCGCGGAGGCCTGCTCGGCACTGGCTTCCGCTCAGGCCGGCGGCCGCAACCCGTTCCAGGCGCCCAGCGCCGATCGCGTCTGCGCGGTCGAGTACGACGGACCGCAGACGGCGCGGGTGGTGGGCCGCTGGGGTGGTGAGCCGGTGGACTCGAGCTTCAGCCGCACGAACGAGTGCGAGAACGCCCGCTGGAAGATGATCGAGCCGGTGCTGGAGCCGGCTCGGACCAGCTGAGGCAGGCCACGAACTCCGACGCCCGGCCCGGCAAACATGGGGGGCCACCGGGGCCGGGCGTCGGGTGGGCTTGATTCTGACGGACCGTCAGGACCGCTGACGGCCCGTCACTTCAACAGGCGGGACAGCCGACGGTCGGCCAACGGCTTGCCGCCGGTCTGGCAGGTCGGGCAGTACTGGAACGCGGAGTCGGCGAACGAGACCTCCCGCACCACGTCGCCGCAGACCGGGCACGGTTGGCCGGCGCGGCCGTGCACTCGCAGGCCGGCCTTCTTCTCCCCCTTGAGCTCGCTGGTCGCCAGGCCCTGCGCCCGCCCGATGGCGTCGGCCAGCATGGTCCGGATGACGCTGTGCAGCTGCGCCACCCCGGCCGCATCGAGGCTTGCCGCCGGCTTGAACGGCGACAGCTTCGCGGCGTGCAGGATCTCGTCGGAGTAGGCGTTCCCGATCCCCGCGATCAGCGTCTGGTCGCGCAGCACACCCTTGATCTGCGCCCGCCCCGCAGCGGTCAGGATCTCGGCCAGCACCTCGACGCTGAACCCGTCGGCCAACGGATCCGGGCCGAGCCGGGCCACGCCGGGCACCTGCGCCGGGTCGCGGACGCAGTGGACCGCGAGGCCCTTCTTGGTGCCGGCCTCGGTCAGGTCGAAACCGCACGCCGCGTTGGGCGGGTCGGAGTCCACCGCGCCCAGCCGGACCCGCAACGCCAGCGGACCCTTGCCGGGCCGGGTCGGGCCGGCGGGCAGGTTCTCCCGCCACTGCAGCCAGCCCGCCCGCGCCAGGTGGACCACCAGGTGCAACGGCGCGTCGGCCGCAGTGCTGCCCCCGACGCCCAGGTCGAGGAACTTGCCGTGGCGGGCGACCCCGGACACGAACAGGCCACTGAGCGCCGAGACCGGCGGGTCGAACGTCTTGAGCGCACTGATCGCGGCGACGTCGACACCGATCACGGCCCGGCCGACGGCGCGTTCGGTCAGCAGGCGCCGCAGCGCCTCGACCTCCGGCAGTTCAGGCATGCAGCCAGGATGTCAGCCGCCGGCACAACCTGCGGCGGCCAGCGAAACGTCGTGGCCGGCGAAGGTGAAGGCCAACCCGTCCGGCCGCGGGTCCAGGCTCACCGCGAGGCCGTCGGGGATCTGCCGCAGCTGGATGCGCATGGGCGGGAGCCCACTCAGGTCGGTGCTGGACGACCCGAAGCCGGTGGTGGTCGAGGCCGAGACCGGCGAGACGACCAACGTGCTGCCCTCGATGCGCGGTGCCGCGGCGGCGGTGAAGCCGAACGGGCCCAACCCCCCGCTGACCGTGACCTGCCCGGGCTCGCCGGCGGCGATCCGCAGGGGGGCGACCGCCGCGCTCAGGTCGTCGTAGCTGAGGAGGCCGTCGCCGGAGACCGACGAGACCGCCACTCCCCCGGACTTGCGCCGCACCCCGGTGAGCACTGCGTCGACGTGCGTGATCCGCACCTTGCAGGCGGTTGCGCCCACCACGTCCACCCGGAGGCGCGAGAGCCGGCCGGAGAGCAACTGGGTGAGGAACGGCGTCCCATCCAGGTGCACGCTGGGCCGGGCGGCGGTGTGCAACTGGTCCTGCATGCGATCGGCGGTCAGCCGCTGCACGACCTGACGCGACGTCACATCCGCCACCGGTAGGCCGATCAGCACCAGGGCGGCGCCGCTGACGAGCAACGTCCGCCGACGCGGTCGGCGTGGGCGCCAGCGTTTGCGCGCCGCCGGGGCCAGGCCCGGCGCGGTCGTGGGTTCGGCCATGGCCGAAGAGTACGACTTCGTACACCTTGAGCAAAAGCCCGTCCCCGAGGCACCCGCAAAACGTGAACGGCGTGTCATCAGCGCAGAGCGACATTCAGTGACGTACGGTTACCTTTCTCTTACCACCGCCGCCTGAGCCACCGTTTCCGAACCTGCGGGAACGGGCCGGTGACCTGTTCACCGGATCGGCACAGGGCGGTAACCAACCCCGAATATGTTGGCTC
Coding sequences within it:
- a CDS encoding DNA-formamidopyrimidine glycosylase family protein, translated to MPELPEVEALRRLLTERAVGRAVIGVDVAAISALKTFDPPVSALSGLFVSGVARHGKFLDLGVGGSTAADAPLHLVVHLARAGWLQWRENLPAGPTRPGKGPLALRVRLGAVDSDPPNAACGFDLTEAGTKKGLAVHCVRDPAQVPGVARLGPDPLADGFSVEVLAEILTAAGRAQIKGVLRDQTLIAGIGNAYSDEILHAAKLSPFKPAASLDAAGVAQLHSVIRTMLADAIGRAQGLATSELKGEKKAGLRVHGRAGQPCPVCGDVVREVSFADSAFQYCPTCQTGGKPLADRRLSRLLK
- a CDS encoding SSI family serine proteinase inhibitor; protein product: MRIRRITAVAALIVGAATVVVPAVPADAAQARPTDLTVVYRSAPDAPAQFMHLQCNPSGGDQPRAAEACSALASAQAGGRNPFQAPSADRVCAVEYDGPQTARVVGRWGGEPVDSSFSRTNECENARWKMIEPVLEPARTS
- a CDS encoding DUF2993 domain-containing protein, producing the protein MAEPTTAPGLAPAARKRWRPRRPRRRTLLVSGAALVLIGLPVADVTSRQVVQRLTADRMQDQLHTAARPSVHLDGTPFLTQLLSGRLSRLRVDVVGATACKVRITHVDAVLTGVRRKSGGVAVSSVSGDGLLSYDDLSAAVAPLRIAAGEPGQVTVSGGLGPFGFTAAAAPRIEGSTLVVSPVSASTTTGFGSSSTDLSGLPPMRIQLRQIPDGLAVSLDPRPDGLAFTFAGHDVSLAAAGCAGG